From a single Callithrix jacchus isolate 240 chromosome 5, calJac240_pri, whole genome shotgun sequence genomic region:
- the ORMDL3 gene encoding ORM1-like protein 3 isoform X1, with protein MNVGTAHSEVNPNTRVMNSRGIWLSYVLAIGLLHVVLLSIPFVSVPVVWTLTNLIHNMGMYIFLHTVKGTPFETPDQGKARLLTHWEQMDYGVQFTASRKFLTITPIVLYFLTSFYTKYDQIHFILNTVSLMSVLIPKLPQLHGVRIFGINKY; from the exons ATGAATGTGGGCACAGCACACAGCGAGGTGAACCCCAACACACGGGTGATGAACAGCCGTGGCATCTGGCTCTCTTACGTGCTGGCCATCGGGCTCCTCCACGTCGTGCTGCTGAGCATCCCCTTCGTGAGTGTCCCTGTCGTCTGGACTCTCACCAACCTCATCCACAACATG GGCATGTATATCTTCCTGCACACGGTGAAGGGGACGCCCTTTGAGACCCCGGACCAGGGCAAGGCGAGGTTGCTAACCCACTGGGAGCAGATGGACTATGGGGTCCAGTTCACGGCCTCTCGGAAGTTCTTGACCATCACACCCATCGTGCT gtACTTCCTCACCAGCTTCTACACCAAGTACGATCAGATCCATTTCATCCTCAACACCGTGTCCCTGATGAGCGTGCTCATCCCCAAGCTGCCCCAGCTCCACGGAGTCCGGATTTTTGGAATCAATAAGTACTGA
- the ORMDL3 gene encoding ORM1-like protein 3 isoform X2 has product MNVGTAHSEVNPNTRVMNSRGIWLSYVLAIGLLHVVLLSIPFGMYIFLHTVKGTPFETPDQGKARLLTHWEQMDYGVQFTASRKFLTITPIVLYFLTSFYTKYDQIHFILNTVSLMSVLIPKLPQLHGVRIFGINKY; this is encoded by the exons ATGAATGTGGGCACAGCACACAGCGAGGTGAACCCCAACACACGGGTGATGAACAGCCGTGGCATCTGGCTCTCTTACGTGCTGGCCATCGGGCTCCTCCACGTCGTGCTGCTGAGCATCCCCTTC GGCATGTATATCTTCCTGCACACGGTGAAGGGGACGCCCTTTGAGACCCCGGACCAGGGCAAGGCGAGGTTGCTAACCCACTGGGAGCAGATGGACTATGGGGTCCAGTTCACGGCCTCTCGGAAGTTCTTGACCATCACACCCATCGTGCT gtACTTCCTCACCAGCTTCTACACCAAGTACGATCAGATCCATTTCATCCTCAACACCGTGTCCCTGATGAGCGTGCTCATCCCCAAGCTGCCCCAGCTCCACGGAGTCCGGATTTTTGGAATCAATAAGTACTGA
- the LRRC3C gene encoding leucine-rich repeat-containing protein 3C: protein MLPPAGHLLSLLLVIGTGGTAPSPRVPPRGCYVAKEAGERTFRCSQAGLSTVPSGIPNDTRKLYLDANQLASVPAGAFQHLAVLEELDLSHNALAHLSGAAFQGLEGTLRHLDLSANQLASVPVEAFMGLQIQVNLSANPWHCDCALQEVLRQVRLAPGTGTGIVCGPGAPPDFVGQEFPLLAGKKELCGAGQDRARRSTDVALLVTMGGWLTLVVAYLVHYVWQNQDETRRSLKHAPVLPVRSEDSSTLSTVV, encoded by the coding sequence ATGCTCCCACCAGCAGGTCACCTCCTGTCCCTCCTGCTGGTGATAGGCACAGGGGGTACTGCGCCCAGTCCCCGGGTGCCTCCCCGGGGCTGCTATGTGGCAAAAGAAGCAGGTGAACGGACGTTCCGCTGCAGTCAGGCAGGCCTGAGCACTGTGCCCTCCGGCATCCCCAACGACACCCGAAAGCTCTACCTGGATGCCAACCAGCTGGCATCGGTGCCCGCTGGTGCCTTCCAGCACCTAGCTGTCCTGGAGGAGCTGGATCTGTCCCATAATGCCCTTGCCCACCTCTCAGGGGCAGCTTTCCAGGGCCTGGAGGGCACACTGCGCCACCTCGACCTCTCTGCCAACCAGCTGGCCTCGGTGCCTGTGGAGGCCTTTATGGGACTACAGATCCAAGTGAACCTATCCGCCAACCCATGGCACTGCGACTGCGCCCTCCAGGAAGTGCTCAGGCAGGTGAGGCTGGCACCGGGCACTGGGACAGGCATCGTGTGTGGCCCTGGAGCCCCACCAGACTTTGTGGGGCAGGAGTTCCCGCTGCTGGCAGGGAAGAAAGAGCTGTGTGGCGCAGGGCAGGACAGGGCCCGGAGGAGCACCGATGTGGCCCTGCTGGTCACCATGGGGGGCTGGCTGACACTCGTTGTGGCTTACCTGGTGCATTATGTATGGCAGAACCAAGATGAGACCCGGCGCTCCCTCAAGCATGCCCCAGTGCTGCCCGTGCGATCCGAGGACTCCTCCACCCTCAGCACAGTGGTCTGA